TGCTTCCAACGCGATATTACCGACAAGTTTGAGTTTATTAAGAAAAATTGGTTTAACAATCCCGATTTTCCAGTGCCATTTTTCCGACCGTTCAGCGAGGCAGAAAAAGACTTTCGCCATCAGCACGGGCGCTTTAGCGTAGCGGAGTTGGAGGCGATCGCAGATAACGTTGAGGCGCGTAAGATCCTTGGCTTAAGCTGTCCTCACGCTTTTGCTGCTGCGCTAAAAGAAGCGGAAGACAAGCTAACACAGTGTACGGGGCTAGAAGGTTTAGGCGGGCCCTCGGAGCATGGCGTAATAACTACGGGACAATTTTTAGCTACCGTAACTCTTGGGGGCGGCTATTATTTTGTTCCGCCTATTCCCAACAAAAATATCGCCAATATTGGTCAGCAATTCTTTGATTAATCAAGGCTTTTTGGCTGCGAATTGCTCTTAATCATGTCAGCAACAGGTTGTTTTATTCTCGATTTAATCTGTTGCTGACTTTACATTGCTAGTAGAGCGCGATCGCTTTTTTCAAAGCTTGTTTTTTACTGGCGACTTTAGAAAAGTTTTGAGTTTACTTATCCCACATATAGAAAGCTTTAGATATTAAAGATTACAAATATCCAAGCGCCTATAAAAATTGTCCGCACTGCGCGACCACAACCCCCAAACTAGAGATGCAACCCAGACACCACAACCAGGAAGGTGGCCTGTGGGAGCCTTGATATCATAATTTAGCGATGATATACTCAACCATTTTCCTCCTACGCGCCATCCAACGCGATCGCCCATTTTTTCCCAGTCTCGTTCGGCTTCTTTATAAATCGAATTTTGCACGCTAAAGCCAAAGCACTTGTTGGAGGATGTTAGCCAAAGCTGGTCAATCGTGTGTAAGTCAGTGCAAGGTAAATGGTAGAGAGAATCCTCATTTAACCAGCCAATACTTTCTCGATTGGCAATCTTGAGCATTATTTCGCGCGTTTCATCATCAGCTTCTTTCCACTTGCCAGCTGCTAGAAAATCGCGCAAGGTACTGTAGTTTGCACCCACATCAGATAATAGTTCAACTTCGGACATCCGCTTCTCCTCGCGCCCTTATATTTGCAGCTTAAGCAATTTCACAACAGCAACTATTATCGCTGAAAGACTTGCTTTTACTAATTAATCGCTGCATCTAACAAGATATCAGCACCAAACCTCACAGGATCGGTACAAGGTAGCCCTGTTTCTGCTTTTATCTGTTCAATAGCTGATTGTGCAGATTCAGCGTCGAGGTGATGGGTATTGAGAGCGATCGCTGCTACCTTAACAGGCGCAAACGCACCCCCAGCAAGCGCTACAGTCTCATATAACTTAACCACCTCATAAATCGGCGGAATCAGTACGTGGGGATTATTCTTAACATGAACTTGTCCGGCTCGATGTACTAATATTAAATGCGTTGGCTGCGAACCGCGCATTAATGGCAGCGTTGCTGTTGAGCCTGGATGTAAAAACGAACCTTGCCCCTCAATAAACAAGATGTCGTAATTTTCTCCGTATTCCATCACCATCTTTTCCACAGCACCCGCGGCAAAATCCACCCTAACTGCATCTAAAGCTATTCCATCCCCAACAATCATCATGCCAGCTTGTCCAGTTGCCAAAAATTTTGAGCGCAAACCCCGTTTCTGAGCTACTTTATTAAGTTCTAAACTTGTTGACATTTTGCCGACGCTCATATCAGTTCCTACTGTTAAAACGCGCCGACACTTCAAATTCCTAGCCCTTGCAGCAGCAATACCCAAATTCTCTGGTTCTTGACGAACATCCCAAATCCACTGCCCATCTTTAAGTAATGCTTGTAAATCTGGATCTTTACCCAGCCGAGTGTGCAAACCATTTACTATTGATAAACCAGATGCGATCGCGCCCTTTATTTCTTGAAACCACTCATTAGGTAACACTCCTCCCGACGGTGCAATGCCAATAATTAGCACATCGGGTGCATAACTTAACGCTTCTTCAACGGATGCAACTATTGGCGCGTTTCGAGGAATACCAGTCACATCCTGCAAAGACTCACCAACACATTCTCGGTCAATTACTGCCACAACTGGAGCTTCACCGTAGCGTAAAATAGATAGCCCAGTTTTGCCGTTAGGGCCGCGAATTCCTTCATGCAATAAAATTGCTACTCGATTTTTAGCTGTAAGCATAAAAGAAAATATGGTAATAGATTTTGTAGGGTGGGCAGATACCGAACTACTGAGTTACGCCTAATCCTGGTAAATCATTTGGCAACAAACGCCCATCTCTCACAACTGCACCTTTAAAAGGATCGTCAATTAAGTTTAGCTGACTATCCAAATCTATATAATTAGCGAGTGGAGAAAGTTGAGCAGCCGCAGTATTTGCCAAAGTACTGTCAGAATAGCAACCAAACATCACCTGCAAACCGCAAGCTTTGGCTATATTTACCATACGAATAGCCTCAGTTAATCCCCCCGATTTCATTAGTTTGATATTAACGCCATGTATGCGGTCTGCAAGTAAAGGTATATCCTTACTTGTAAAGCAGCTTTCATCTAAAAAAATGGGGATGGGCGATCGCTTGTGCAGTTCTGGCAACTTTTCCTCTTCTCCCCGCGCCAAGGGCTGTTCCAAATACTTAACACCCAAATCTCCCAGCCAAACAGACATCTTCAACGCATCATCCAGGCTCCAACCACCATTGGCATCTACACTCAGTATTGCTGCTGGCGCTTCTTCGCGCACCGCCATCAACATCGCCCGATCTGCTTCAATCCCCTCCGGGCTGCCTAACTTTACCTTCAAAAAGCCTGCCCCCGTTACAGTTCGCCAGTCGCGCACTCTAGCTTTTGCCGCTTCTGGAGAACTGATGCCTATTGTTACTGAAGTCGGTGGTATGGAGTTGCGGTTTAATCCCCACAACTTCCACAATGGCAAACCTACGCGCTTCCCCAGCCAGTCGTGCAACGCCACATCTAATCCCGCACGCGCTGACGAGGGTAGTCCGCTTGCTATCAAAACCTCTTCTATCTGTCCCCTCTCAAACGGGCTGAAGGCTTCGAGTGCTGGTGCTATTTCCTGCAATGCTTGCAATATTGTTTCAGTATTTTGTCGGCGATCGCCTATCGAGAATGGTGAGGCTTCCCCCCAACCCTCAATCCCATCCGACTCCACCCGCACCCAAACGTTCGTTGTTTGCGCTGTAGTCCCGCGACTGATAGTTAAAGCAAACCGCTTGTTTACCCTAAAGGTTTCAACGCCAACCCTCATAGTTTCTGTATTGTATGGTTATAATTCACGAAGCCTGTTTAGCCTTTCCAATTTATTGGTAATTAGGGAAGAAAATTATGAAAAACTTGAAGAAATGGAAAACCTTGCGATCGCATATGGTTCTTGACCACCGCTGGTGTAAAGTCAGGCGAGATGAAATTGAATTGCCTCAAGGCGAAATAATAGATGATTTTTTTGTAATTATCAGGCCGGATATTGCTCTTATCTTACCAGTTACCTCCCAAAAAGAAATTGTGTTTGTGCGCCAGTACCGTCACGGCGTTGGTGAAATTTTACTAGAATTGCCAGCCGGAGGATTTAATCCCTATGAGGAAAGCGGTTTAGCTGCGGCTGCTAGGGAATTGCAAGAAGAAACTGGATATATTGCCGATAACATAATTTCCTTAGCTATCTTATACGACAACCCAGTAAAAGATACAAATAAAATCCATTTATTCCTTGCAGAAAATGTTCATCTCTCCAGCGAACAAGAGTTAGATATTACAGAAGATATTGAAGTGGTTTTAATCCCCCTACAAGATGTTGTCAAAAAAATAGCTTTAGGAGAAATTAGCGTTTGTGGAACTATTACCGCCATTTTATTAGGATTAAATTTTTTATCCCAACGAACAGCTACAAATCAATATTCAAAGATTCCTTCACTTGATAATAAGGACACTCCTGACACGGCCCGAAAGGATTAATAGCGCAACGCAGATAAGCAGAGCGGGCGTTATACTCGCAAGTAATGTCGCCAACTAAATAACCAACCCCTTCAACATAATTCCGGTCGAAAAGCGTATCGCTTGTTTGTAGCGAACGGACAGCCGTCGCAGTTCGCGCTGCTTGCAGAGATTCTCGCGCTTTTACCTCTGCCTTACGCATAACCCACACTGAAATCAGAGGTGGCATTAGACTTAAACCAAAAACCACAATCGCTTCTACCATGCTGCGAATGACCTCATCCACATATTAATAGTGTTAGGGTAATATACAGCGATCGCGATCGGCGTCACCCATCAGTAGTAATACACCATAATTATTTGCCAGAACTGTAGTGCAAACGACAACATTATTAAATGCATTAAACCTGCCTTTTTGTCAATTGACCATACGCAACAGCTAATGAATAAAACTGGCAAGATTTATATTTCGTAAGTACGATATTTATACCTGGGTTAGTAATTTATACTGAAAGATTGCATTGTAAAAAGAAAATATACTATGAAAAAATCACAACAGGCTAAAGGCAATACCCTGGGAGACTGGGCTTATCTAGCCATTGAAAAACACCTAGATAAAATCATCAAGCAGGAAGCCGACGTTATCAAAGACCGAGATCCAGAAGCAGTACACCAGATGCGCGTGGGGATGCGTCGCTTGCGTTCAGCGGTGACAGGTTTTGCACCAGCGCTGGACTTACCCAAAGACGCTAGCGAGAAAAAAATTGCCAAAATAGCTCGCCTGCTAGGGCAACTGCGCGATTTAGATGTTCTCAAGGAAGCCATAAAAACTCATTATCAACCAACGCTACCCCAAGCAGAACAAAAATCTTTGGCAAAAGTTTTGGATCATCTAGCCAAAGAGCGCAAACACGCAATTGAAGCTATAAAGTCTAACAAGTCCCAAGAAGACTACGAAGAAGTTAAAGATGCATTTGAAAAGTGGTTGAAGAAGCCAACGTTTACTAAATTAGCCAGTCTGCCTATTAACGACGTACTGCCAGAATTACTCCTGCCTGCGGTAAGCAAACTGTTTTTACATCCAGGTTGGCTAGTCGGTGTATCAGCTAAAAACGGAGAAATTTCTTTTACTAACACTTTAACTCTGGGCGAGCTAGGAGAATTATTAGCCGAGCAAGGGCTAATGCTTCACAGCTTGCGTAAAGAAGCGAAGCGGGTGCGCTACCAAATGGAGCTATTTACTGAATTTTACGGCTCCAATTATGCAGATTCTTTGGAAGATATTACAGAAATCCAAAGTATTTTGGGCAAAATTCAAGACTGCGCCATATTGGCAGAATTTATGGCGGATGTTTTTAAGTCAGATATTCAAAATTATTTGCCGACGCTGGCGCAGCAGTTGGCGCAAACTAGCTACGATGCTTGGCAAGAGTGGCGTCCTTTCCAAGAGAAATATTTACATGCAAAAGCACGACAAAGGGTGCATCTGGCTTTGATAAAACCAAGTGGCGAGCCGCCTAGAACGACTAAGGACAACGATAAAAATTTAGTCATAGGCTAATCAAAACATTACCAACTCTTTACCTTGAAAGCTTAGAGTACGGGTGGTCTGCTATCCTCAGCCAGTTTTTCATAACTGGAAACCCCCGTATGCTTCCACTAACCAAAGCCCCGTTAGAAATAACCCAGTTCGACCCCATTGAAGCACGACGCCTGCACTTTTATGGCAGAGGAGAAAATATTCCCTTGGTTCCTCAAGGTTTTTGGCAGGTATACCAGGGTTTGGTGCAACTGAGTACGATTAACGACAATGGTGAAGATGTGTTGCTTGGTTGGGCCGGAAGTTCGACGTTTTTTGGGCTTTGGCTAACTAACTTGCAAACATATCAGGCAAGGACGTTAACAGATGTGTACGTCAAGTGGTTTTCTCTGAGCGAGATAGAAGCTTCACCGCGTCTGGCTCAGATTCTTGTACCACAACTAGGACGACGGATGCGGCAGACAGAAGCGCTTTTAGCTATAGTGGGGCAGCGTCGGGTTGAAGATCGCTTACACAAACTGCTGGTGCTGTTAAAACAGGAAATTGGTCAACCTGGGGCTGAAGGAACGAGGTTGAGCGTTCGCATGACGCATCAGAATTTAGCCAATGCGATTTGTACGACGCGGGTGACAATTACAAGACTTTTGAGTAAATTTCAACAGCAGGGGTGGATTGGCTTCGACCGCGATCGCCACATTATCCTAAAAGATAGCAGCTTCGCGAATTTCGCTGAGTTGTAAGTTGCATTTTTTAGGAGTCGCGTTGTCTTTATCGGTTATTTCAGTTCCACCTGTAAGCGGTAAACCGACTGCTGGGTTGCTAGCAGTTTTGCATGGGTTCGGCGGGAACGCTCAAGAATTGGCATCTTTAGCCCCCGGTTTGAACTTGTCCGATTATCAGTTGATGTTTGCTAATGCCCCTTTTTCTCATCCCTATACCTCAACGGGTAGGATGTGGTACGACTTGGGGCGATCGCAAGATGCTCCCCAACAGCTAGCACAAAGCCGCCAATTGCTTACTGAATGGCTCACCTCACTCGAAAGCGCTACCGGAATACCCCTTTCGCGCACGGTTTTGTGTGGCTTTTCACAAGGCGGAGCAATGACGCTGGATGTAGGACTTAATTTGCCGCTAGGCGGGTTAGTAGTTCTCAGCGGCTATTTGCACCCCGTATCTCAAAGGAGCGATCGCGGTTATCCACCCGTGTTAATTGCACATGGTACGCAAGATACTATAGTGCCGCTTAGTTCCGCCCAGAAAGCACGCGAGGCTTTAACCGCCTTGGGAGTATCTGTGCGGTATCAAGAATTTAATATGGGGCATTATGTTCTCCCAGAGGAGTTACAAGTGGTGCAAAATTTTGTCCTAGAAGTTACATCCAATGTTAAGAAGTAGGACTGTTTCCACCCTCGTACCAACCAGCTCTATCCCTATAAGTGACAAAATGCTGTTTTTATAGCAGCGTCTACCCTTGGGGGACATCCTGTATGGGATGTTCCCCCACTCACTGAGTTAATGTATGTCCGCGCCTCGCATATTTGCTAGCGATTATCCAGTTTATCGACTCGCGTTCCTAACTGGTCTAGGTCTTTCTTTAACTGCTGCATTTGCTCAGTGAGGTTGTCTACATCTGCTCTTGTTGCAGCGTTTGCATTTGCAGGGCGCATTAAGTTTATCTGCTTGAAACAAGCGTTTGCACCAGCAGCAAATTCATACCGCGTTAGGGGGCGATCGCCTCGAAACGTGCCATCGGGATAACCCGATACACAGGCGTAGCGTTCAACAAGATCTCGCACTGCTTGAAACGCCCAGTCAGACGGACGCACGTCCCTGAACTGGGAAACATCATTAACTTGAGCAATTGAGTCTTTTGCCTTAGTGGCGATCGCTCCTGCTACTTGTCCTGTCTCGGCTTGAGGTTCTGTAAAGGGGGCGATCGCCCTTGCTGGCAGCACAAATGCAGAAGCAGAGATAACTAAAGCAGTACCTAGAAATGCTGGAGCAAGTTGCAAGTTAGATAATATTTTAGCCAACATTAATTTATTTGATAGAGCAATATATCATAATTATAATTTCCGTTTAGCCACATTTAGTGATAAGTTGGGTACGCTTAATGGAGATGCCAATCGAGGGAGGCGCAATCTATGACGACTTTAAGCACTTTTAGCGGGGATATTTCTAAGCTGACCGCCGCTGAGGTAGAACAGCTGGCTGCACGTCTGGAACTAGATGATTACGCCAGTCCTTTTGAGGGATTGCAGGATTGGCATTTGCTACGAGCGATCGCGTTTCAGCGTCCAGAATTAATTGAACCCTTTATCCACCTGCTTGACATTCAAGCCTACGATGAAGCCTGACGATTTTAGATTTTAGATTGGGGTTGACCATCTTTTCGACGGTGTTTTGGATGATAGATGTAAAGATGTAGCGTATTGTGTCTTTACAATCCCCAATCTTAATTTCAAAATCTCCCATCGGAACATTCAAAATCCCACATGGAATCTTCCTTAAATCTAAAACCGGGCAGGGTTTTAATTGGCATAGGCGGCGGTATCGCCGCCTATAAAGTTTGTGAAATTATCTCAACTCTTGCTAAATCTGGTGTAGAAGTTCGCGCGATTCTCACCGATTCCGCCCAGCAATTTATCACGCCCCTGACTGTAGCAACTCTATCTCGTCATCCTGCCTACACCGATGAAAATTTTTGGCAACCAGTTCACAAACGTCCGCTGCATATCGAACTGGGAGAATGGGCAGATGTGTTTGTTATTGCTCCTTTAACAGCTAATACACTTGGTAAGTTAGCTTATGGTTTAGCTGATAATTTGTTAACTAATACCGTATTAGCTTCTACTT
The DNA window shown above is from Microcoleus sp. FACHB-831 and carries:
- a CDS encoding GUN4 domain-containing protein produces the protein MSEVELLSDVGANYSTLRDFLAAGKWKEADDETREIMLKIANRESIGWLNEDSLYHLPCTDLHTIDQLWLTSSNKCFGFSVQNSIYKEAERDWEKMGDRVGWRVGGKWLSISSLNYDIKAPTGHLPGCGVWVASLVWGLWSRSADNFYRRLDICNL
- a CDS encoding DUF1611 domain-containing protein; its protein translation is MLTAKNRVAILLHEGIRGPNGKTGLSILRYGEAPVVAVIDRECVGESLQDVTGIPRNAPIVASVEEALSYAPDVLIIGIAPSGGVLPNEWFQEIKGAIASGLSIVNGLHTRLGKDPDLQALLKDGQWIWDVRQEPENLGIAAARARNLKCRRVLTVGTDMSVGKMSTSLELNKVAQKRGLRSKFLATGQAGMMIVGDGIALDAVRVDFAAGAVEKMVMEYGENYDILFIEGQGSFLHPGSTATLPLMRGSQPTHLILVHRAGQVHVKNNPHVLIPPIYEVVKLYETVALAGGAFAPVKVAAIALNTHHLDAESAQSAIEQIKAETGLPCTDPVRFGADILLDAAIN
- a CDS encoding dipeptide epimerase; amino-acid sequence: MRVGVETFRVNKRFALTISRGTTAQTTNVWVRVESDGIEGWGEASPFSIGDRRQNTETILQALQEIAPALEAFSPFERGQIEEVLIASGLPSSARAGLDVALHDWLGKRVGLPLWKLWGLNRNSIPPTSVTIGISSPEAAKARVRDWRTVTGAGFLKVKLGSPEGIEADRAMLMAVREEAPAAILSVDANGGWSLDDALKMSVWLGDLGVKYLEQPLARGEEEKLPELHKRSPIPIFLDESCFTSKDIPLLADRIHGVNIKLMKSGGLTEAIRMVNIAKACGLQVMFGCYSDSTLANTAAAQLSPLANYIDLDSQLNLIDDPFKGAVVRDGRLLPNDLPGLGVTQ
- a CDS encoding NUDIX hydrolase: MKNLKKWKTLRSHMVLDHRWCKVRRDEIELPQGEIIDDFFVIIRPDIALILPVTSQKEIVFVRQYRHGVGEILLELPAGGFNPYEESGLAAAARELQEETGYIADNIISLAILYDNPVKDTNKIHLFLAENVHLSSEQELDITEDIEVVLIPLQDVVKKIALGEISVCGTITAILLGLNFLSQRTATNQYSKIPSLDNKDTPDTARKD
- a CDS encoding DUF6464 family protein, with translation MDEVIRSMVEAIVVFGLSLMPPLISVWVMRKAEVKARESLQAARTATAVRSLQTSDTLFDRNYVEGVGYLVGDITCEYNARSAYLRCAINPFGPCQECPYYQVKESLNIDL
- a CDS encoding CHAD domain-containing protein, whose protein sequence is MKKSQQAKGNTLGDWAYLAIEKHLDKIIKQEADVIKDRDPEAVHQMRVGMRRLRSAVTGFAPALDLPKDASEKKIAKIARLLGQLRDLDVLKEAIKTHYQPTLPQAEQKSLAKVLDHLAKERKHAIEAIKSNKSQEDYEEVKDAFEKWLKKPTFTKLASLPINDVLPELLLPAVSKLFLHPGWLVGVSAKNGEISFTNTLTLGELGELLAEQGLMLHSLRKEAKRVRYQMELFTEFYGSNYADSLEDITEIQSILGKIQDCAILAEFMADVFKSDIQNYLPTLAQQLAQTSYDAWQEWRPFQEKYLHAKARQRVHLALIKPSGEPPRTTKDNDKNLVIG
- a CDS encoding Crp/Fnr family transcriptional regulator, translated to MLPLTKAPLEITQFDPIEARRLHFYGRGENIPLVPQGFWQVYQGLVQLSTINDNGEDVLLGWAGSSTFFGLWLTNLQTYQARTLTDVYVKWFSLSEIEASPRLAQILVPQLGRRMRQTEALLAIVGQRRVEDRLHKLLVLLKQEIGQPGAEGTRLSVRMTHQNLANAICTTRVTITRLLSKFQQQGWIGFDRDRHIILKDSSFANFAEL
- a CDS encoding alpha/beta hydrolase, with amino-acid sequence MSLSVISVPPVSGKPTAGLLAVLHGFGGNAQELASLAPGLNLSDYQLMFANAPFSHPYTSTGRMWYDLGRSQDAPQQLAQSRQLLTEWLTSLESATGIPLSRTVLCGFSQGGAMTLDVGLNLPLGGLVVLSGYLHPVSQRSDRGYPPVLIAHGTQDTIVPLSSAQKAREALTALGVSVRYQEFNMGHYVLPEELQVVQNFVLEVTSNVKK
- a CDS encoding iron uptake porin, whose translation is MLAKILSNLQLAPAFLGTALVISASAFVLPARAIAPFTEPQAETGQVAGAIATKAKDSIAQVNDVSQFRDVRPSDWAFQAVRDLVERYACVSGYPDGTFRGDRPLTRYEFAAGANACFKQINLMRPANANAATRADVDNLTEQMQQLKKDLDQLGTRVDKLDNR
- a CDS encoding DUF2555 domain-containing protein, coding for MTTLSTFSGDISKLTAAEVEQLAARLELDDYASPFEGLQDWHLLRAIAFQRPELIEPFIHLLDIQAYDEA